The proteins below are encoded in one region of Styela clava chromosome 4, kaStyClav1.hap1.2, whole genome shotgun sequence:
- the LOC120327116 gene encoding uncharacterized protein LOC120327116, whose translation MSGNFISGTCGIWYHVLQRYNAANSNSAATADVFFVVGQAGYSKFPTSLSLVAELVPTTTDDYKSKCTVTGELSGLILGYTLIITDAGGQIAEAELLDLVTCYADYACDSLPKAFECQNGVVTLEGNTPSCTCNEGWVGPTCKYPAC comes from the exons ATGTCCGGTAATTTCATAAGTGGGACCTGTGGCATTTGGTATCACGTCCTTCAAAGGTACAATGCAGCTAATTCGAATTCGGCGGCAACAGCTGATGTCTTCTTTGTTGTCGGACAAGCAGGG tattcgaaatttccgACAAGCCTGTCTCTGGTTGCCGAACTAGTACCAACCACAACTGATGACTATAAAAGTAAATGCACTGTTACCGGTGAACTTTCTGGATTGATCTTAGGATATACTCTTATTATAAC GGATGCCGGAGGCCAAATTGCAGAGGCTGAACTCCTCGATCTTGTTACTTGTTACGCTGATTATGCTTGTGACTCGCTACCAAAGGCTTTTG AATGTCAAAATGGAGTGGTAACACTGGAAGGAAATACTCCTTCATGTACCTGCAACGAAGGATGGGTCGGGCCGACTTGTAAATATC CAGCTTGCTGA
- the LOC120326450 gene encoding phospholipase DDHD1-like has protein sequence MSINNDELPGVKIPTIVDEEFEDIVELDNAAVSSTNALLPNAKQDFKELQRSSSRYVEKVEGLNIEEVRWFYQSVKKKKWKPFNGNDSISIESEWRCVSRSDSEIKRVCVRGGMYEVDVLDRKCYPVYWSSFNLKGVEEAVDILRGTWFYGGSYIPLDEILADKIEANHIERWKDCSLDEVKKAVGSTAMHSVKLENCHVDWYSVNDIYIHSDAVSYRALRNIVQKFGASKTSTSGNKLQRGYCEEAAHEDCTPPVEHLVFVVHGIGAKSDRHKIVRNTNAFRVTCDRVAAKHFAHYTGRVEFLPVEWRSKLVLDDGIVDILTPKKGQGLRQFLNNNAMDILYYTSPLYRAEIVNGLHRELLRLHRMFMERNPDFAGKISIFAHSLGSVIMHDIMTCWSPESLFEEYLKKQNENNFNIEKSEPDLMYFSSTESFENELTQFKKAKEKIANIESHVLCEKEPKKGLGFVVENFFCVGSPLAVFLSLRGQRPSNASGTQDDIIPRNVCRRIFNIYHPSDPVAYRFEPLIVSHYSSISPLQVHWHNAVHKTPYIEMRAKPYSSEANKELVKLSEREPSIDTDGTSIDMSDTEDPEDSKNEFFEKDTEIDDNESLNSGNGPVSSPDIERRSSYLKAISGGAFRVGKAILGRARGSSSPNLKSVDGLSLNSSPPGEEDLSEIKDSVPVTDCEESVSIACSTELQKEKKMNSHVKTRITEPDIQSDTVSNSSLGLELRLDYELQEGFTESRLGYASITSHTSYWNSQDVALFVLMQIHPPSAMTQNIRP, from the coding sequence atgagCATAAACAATGATGAGTTACCTGGAGTAAAAATACCCACAATTGTTGATGAAGAATTTGAAGATATTGTGGAACTAGACAATGCTGCAGTTTCTTCCACAAATGCATTGCTGCCTAATGCGAAACAGGACTTCAAAGAACTTCAACGGAGTAGTTCAAGATATGTAGAAAAAGTGGAAGGATTGAATATTGAAGAAGTAAGGTGGTTTTACCAAAGTGTGAAGAAAAAAAAGTGGAAACCTTTCAATGGGAATGATTCTATCAGCATTGAATCAGAATGGAGATGCGTGTCAAGATCTGACAGTGAAATCAAACGAGTTTGTGTTCGAGGGGGAATGTATGAAGTTGATGTTCTTGATAGAAAATGCTATCCTGTTTATTGGTCTTCATTTAATTTGAAGGGTGTGGAAGAAGCTGTTGATATTCTTCGTGGTACATGGTTCTATGGAGGAAGTTATATCCCTTTGGATGAGATACTGGCAGATAAAATTGAAGCAAATCACATTGAACGTTGGAAAGATTGCTCATTAGATGAAGTAAAAAAAGCAGTGGGAAGCACAGCAATGCATAGTGTTAAGCTTGAGAATTGTCATGTTGATTGGTATAGTGTAAATGATATATACATACACAGTGATGCTGTGTCATATCGAGCATTGCggaatattgttcaaaaattcgGAGCGTCAAAAACATCAACTAGTGGAAATAAATTACAAAGGGGATATTGTGAGGAGGCAGCACATGAAGATTGTACACCTCCAGTTGAACATTTGGTTTTTGTTGTTCATGGTATTGGGGCTAAATCAGATAGGCATAAAATTGTTCGGAATACAAATGCATTTCGAGTGACTTGTGATAGAGTAGCGGCAAAACATTTTGCACATTATACTGGTAGAGTAGAATTTTTACCTGTTGAGTGGAGATCGAAGCTTGTTTTGGATGATGGTATTGTTGATATTTTAACACCAAAGAAAGGCCAAGGATTACGtcaatttttaaacaataatgCAATGGATATATTGTATTATACAAGTCCACTGTACAGGGCTGAAATTGTCAATGGTTTGCATAGGGAATTACTTCGTCTCCACAGAATGTTCATGGAGCGTAATCCAGATTTTGCtggaaaaatttcaatatttgctCATTCACTAGGCTCAGTCATAATGCACGATATTATGACATGTTGGTCCCCGGAGTCACTTTTtgaagaatatttgaaaaaacaaaatgaaaataattttaatattgaaaagtCCGAACCTGATTTAATGTATTTTTCCTCAACGGAGAGTTTCGAAAACGAGTTGACTCAATTTAAGAAGGCCAAGGAAAAAATTGCAAACATTGAATCTCATGTTCTGTGTGAAAAAGAGCCTAAGAAGGGATTAGGATTCGTCGTTGAAAATTTCTTCTGTGTGGGTTCACCTCTTGCAGTTTTCCTCTCTCTTCGTGGACAGAGGCCATCTAATGCATCAGGCACACAGGACGATATTATTCCAAGAAATGTGTGTCGCCGTATATTTAACATATATCATCCTTCAGATCCGGTAGCTTATCGATTTGAGCCTCTTATTGTCAGCCACTATTCAAGTATATCACCATTACAAGTACATTGGCACAATGCAGTACACAAAACACCTTATATTGAAATGCGTGCTAAGCCATACAGTTCAGAAGCAAACAAGGAATTGGTGAAATTATCCGAGAGAGAACCAAGCATTGACACTGATGGTACTTCAATAGATATGTCAGATACAGAAGACCCAGAGgattcaaaaaatgaatttttcgaaaAGGACACAGAAATAGATGATAACGAGTCTTTGAACTCTGGGAACGGACCTGTGTCCTCTCCAGACATAGAAAGAAGGTCATCATATTTAAAAGCCATTTCTGGAGGTGCTTTTCGAGTTGGAAAAGCAATATTAGGTAGGGCTCGTGGTTCATCATCTCCCAACTTGAAAAGTGTTGACGGCCTTTCGCTAAATTCGTCTCCCCCAGGTGAAGAAGACTTGTCCGAAATCAAAGATTCAGTACCAGTAACAGATTGTGAGGAGTCTGTAAGCATTGCTTGTTCTACTGAactgcaaaaagaaaaaaaaatgaatagtcATGTGAAAACTAGAATCACTGAGCCAGATATTCAGTCTGATACTGTTTCAAACAGCTCCCTGGGATTAGAGCTTCGTCTTGATTATGAACTTCAGGAAGGATTTACTGAAAGTAGATTAGGATATGCCTCAATAACTTCTCACACATCATATTGGAATAGTCAAGATGTGGCGTTATTTGTTTTAATGCAAATTCACCCTCCTTCAGCAATGACACAAAATATACGGCCTTGA